One segment of Tepidimicrobium xylanilyticum DNA contains the following:
- a CDS encoding S-layer homology domain-containing protein, with protein MKRKLSLLLAVVMILSSFSFVFADEEVNVPAFLEKNGILKGDKSGNLMLDKALERRDAVVLLSRLLKAEEEAKNYEPAEDEIYPDNNDPYYAGFLGWATANGYFEGYPNGNFKPRESILVQEFALVLLRALEYGDTEWKSVMDKAKELGILEGVKEADANAAIVREDVATMIFNALGVKMKKEGKTLAEFLGIEMPAPKELKATVNDTENLKEIKVELSNAKLANEEKLLNTSNYRLEGNVIERAELKGNDLLLEVRDTLRSGKEYQLEIKNVDKAINGKYKFVARDNTIPSVEKVEVLGEYGIKVITSEPIEDVRGKNFLVDGKYIVMNVERYGRNLILTPYSGSFPSGAKTLTIEGLVDFAGYKSAKEDFDIEIVKDNEAPKVVDAILKGNKVEVVFDKDIYKPSVAEYYSKSDTGNISYELGRHTIYADSATKVDTNKVVYEFKDNEAPSRRDEVTIVDIENHSRVKMEKTTIALREVLDDIEPEIIKKEIVSKTFDSKTGTATIRLHFNKEVKGSFVNDKSEKTQEEEGFIVKDHFALYEDEVSKRTKLDGENDPKITSAKYYYNVKEKRYEKDVIDVVIEGLKIWDNKDNDIEYILEIEGFTDMSSSRNKMYRDYYSFEFTKSSDFIVKSVKVYEGTRTRDTEIEIEFNKKLDRSMAEDGTNYIFYTQGDKNDIKTRVLRKDVDDLNGEAILKSNGYVVLLEIPLDWDDLTVVNKYFGLKIENTLKTTSGQRLDASYYYEFESKELLKEGQTVAEKESEKQAKDAAENVVELINKLPKVEEITLANKDAVKEAETAYNNLSDEAKKFVSDEAKDKLDKAVEKIKELEGKDEAEKVKAINEAQTLEELWDALRAAGLENLRFGLIAEYDAALAGTEETLAEIQEVIDRVNSEADLEAAKEAAKDELDEYKDAADYTVNAADLATAIATGKAAIDAATTTEEVDTALADAKAAIDEIESDTEMVARVKKQVEELNLTWNTDADTTLNNVNAAIAGMDGVSAAKSDDDSKVIITIQFGSASDTIEITA; from the coding sequence ATGAAGAGAAAACTGTCACTACTACTTGCAGTAGTAATGATCCTAAGCAGCTTCTCATTTGTATTTGCAGATGAAGAAGTAAACGTACCAGCTTTCTTAGAAAAGAATGGTATCTTAAAAGGTGACAAGTCAGGTAACTTAATGCTTGACAAGGCACTTGAAAGACGTGACGCAGTAGTATTATTAAGCAGGCTTCTTAAAGCAGAAGAAGAAGCTAAGAACTATGAACCAGCTGAAGATGAAATATACCCAGACAATAACGACCCATATTATGCAGGGTTCTTAGGATGGGCAACAGCCAATGGATACTTTGAAGGATATCCAAATGGAAACTTCAAACCAAGAGAATCCATATTAGTACAAGAATTCGCACTAGTTCTTTTAAGAGCACTAGAGTATGGCGATACTGAATGGAAGTCTGTAATGGATAAAGCTAAAGAATTAGGAATACTAGAAGGCGTTAAAGAAGCTGATGCTAACGCAGCAATCGTAAGAGAAGATGTAGCAACAATGATATTTAACGCTCTTGGCGTTAAAATGAAAAAAGAAGGTAAAACATTAGCAGAATTCTTAGGAATTGAAATGCCAGCACCAAAAGAATTAAAAGCTACAGTTAACGATACTGAAAACTTAAAAGAAATAAAAGTTGAATTATCAAATGCTAAATTAGCAAACGAAGAAAAACTATTAAATACTAGCAATTACAGACTAGAAGGCAATGTAATTGAAAGAGCAGAATTAAAAGGTAATGATCTTTTACTAGAAGTAAGAGATACTTTAAGAAGTGGTAAAGAATATCAATTAGAAATTAAAAATGTAGACAAAGCTATAAATGGAAAATATAAATTTGTAGCTAGAGACAACACTATACCATCAGTAGAAAAAGTAGAAGTTCTTGGAGAATATGGTATAAAAGTTATAACTAGCGAACCAATAGAAGATGTAAGAGGTAAAAACTTCTTAGTAGATGGAAAATACATCGTTATGAACGTTGAAAGATATGGAAGAAACTTAATTTTAACTCCATACAGCGGAAGTTTCCCAAGCGGTGCTAAGACTTTAACTATTGAAGGATTAGTAGACTTTGCAGGGTATAAATCTGCAAAAGAAGATTTCGATATTGAAATAGTAAAAGATAATGAAGCTCCAAAAGTAGTAGACGCTATATTAAAAGGAAATAAAGTAGAAGTAGTATTTGATAAAGACATCTACAAACCTTCAGTAGCAGAATATTACAGCAAATCTGATACAGGAAATATCTCTTATGAACTAGGAAGACATACTATATACGCAGATAGTGCTACAAAAGTAGATACAAATAAAGTTGTTTATGAATTCAAAGATAATGAAGCACCTTCAAGAAGAGATGAAGTAACTATAGTAGACATTGAAAACCACTCAAGAGTTAAAATGGAAAAAACAACTATAGCACTTAGAGAAGTATTAGATGACATTGAACCAGAAATAATAAAGAAAGAAATAGTAAGTAAAACTTTTGATTCCAAGACTGGAACAGCTACAATAAGACTACACTTCAATAAAGAAGTAAAAGGTAGCTTTGTAAATGATAAGAGTGAAAAAACACAAGAAGAAGAAGGTTTTATAGTAAAAGATCACTTTGCTCTATATGAAGATGAAGTATCTAAGAGAACTAAGTTAGATGGTGAGAACGATCCTAAGATAACTTCAGCTAAATATTACTATAACGTAAAAGAAAAGAGATATGAAAAAGATGTAATAGATGTAGTAATAGAAGGCTTGAAGATATGGGATAATAAGGATAACGACATCGAATACATCTTAGAAATTGAAGGCTTCACAGATATGTCATCTTCAAGAAACAAAATGTACAGAGATTACTATTCATTTGAATTTACTAAATCAAGTGATTTCATAGTTAAAAGTGTTAAGGTATATGAAGGAACAAGAACAAGAGATACAGAAATAGAAATTGAATTTAATAAGAAACTAGACAGAAGCATGGCAGAAGATGGAACAAACTATATCTTCTATACTCAAGGAGATAAAAATGACATTAAGACTAGAGTTCTAAGAAAAGATGTAGATGATTTAAACGGTGAAGCTATATTAAAGAGTAATGGTTATGTAGTACTTCTAGAAATTCCTCTAGATTGGGACGATTTAACTGTAGTTAATAAGTATTTTGGATTAAAGATTGAAAACACATTAAAAACTACAAGCGGACAAAGATTAGATGCATCATACTATTATGAATTTGAATCAAAAGAACTTCTAAAAGAAGGTCAAACAGTAGCAGAGAAAGAAAGTGAAAAACAAGCAAAGGATGCAGCTGAAAATGTAGTAGAATTAATTAACAAGCTACCAAAAGTAGAAGAAATAACATTAGCTAATAAAGATGCAGTAAAAGAAGCAGAAACAGCATATAATAACTTAAGCGATGAAGCTAAGAAATTTGTAAGTGATGAAGCAAAAGACAAATTAGATAAGGCAGTAGAAAAAATAAAAGAATTAGAAGGAAAAGATGAAGCAGAAAAAGTAAAAGCAATAAATGAAGCACAAACTCTAGAAGAACTATGGGATGCTTTAAGAGCAGCTGGATTGGAAAATCTAAGATTCGGTTTAATAGCTGAATATGATGCAGCATTAGCTGGCACAGAAGAAACACTTGCAGAAATTCAAGAAGTAATTGATAGAGTTAATTCAGAAGCAGATTTAGAAGCAGCGAAGGAAGCAGCAAAAGATGAGTTAGATGAATATAAAGATGCTGCAGATTATACAGTAAATGCTGCAGATTTAGCAACAGCAATAGCAACTGGTAAAGCAGCTATAGATGCAGCTACAACAACTGAAGAAGTAGACACAGCACTTGCAGATGCAAAGGCAGCAATTGATGAAATAGAATCAGATACAGAGATGGTGGCAAGAGTAAAAAAACAAGTAGAAGAATTAAATCTTACTTGGAATACTGATGCAGATACAACGCTAAACAATGTTAATGCAGCAATTGCGGGTATGGATGGTGTATCAGCTGCAAAATCTGATGATGATTCTAAAGTAATTATAACAATACAATTCGGTTCAGCATCTGATACAATTGAAATTACTGCATAA
- a CDS encoding S41 family peptidase has translation MNIKGYRGRKILSLILVAFILQLSFPVTVGAANNANLDLNYLLYVKNLLETHYFYETTESELIEGAIRGIFQALDENSQYYTREEFQRLTEELSGEFIGIGVYIKEDKGSIIISEPIKGSPAERVGLQAGDEIISVNGENVKGKSLEEVTQLIKGEAGTTVKLGISRNNNRIYKNIKRAEIIINPVEFKILNDRIGYIKITQFNPHTYENVVSALREFDKKSITNIIIDLRNNPGGLLSEVVNILNLFIPEGPIVHVKYKDNVEQTYYSNLKKPKYKLAVLVNENSASASEIFAGAVKDTKVGTIIGVKTYGKGTVQNIIPLPYGDGIKLTIAEYQTPNKSTINKEGIQPDIIIKSQDQQLKKAIEVLAQ, from the coding sequence ATGAATATTAAAGGGTATAGGGGAAGAAAAATTTTATCATTAATATTAGTAGCTTTCATACTTCAATTGTCTTTCCCAGTTACTGTAGGAGCAGCAAATAATGCTAACTTAGATCTAAATTATCTATTATATGTAAAAAACCTTCTAGAAACTCATTACTTTTATGAAACTACAGAATCAGAATTGATAGAAGGTGCTATTAGAGGAATATTCCAAGCATTAGATGAAAACAGCCAATACTATACTAGAGAAGAATTCCAACGCTTAACGGAAGAGCTTTCAGGTGAATTTATAGGTATTGGAGTATATATTAAAGAAGATAAAGGGTCTATAATAATATCCGAGCCTATAAAAGGAAGTCCTGCTGAGAGAGTAGGACTTCAGGCTGGAGATGAGATAATATCTGTAAATGGAGAGAATGTAAAAGGAAAATCACTAGAAGAGGTAACCCAACTGATTAAAGGCGAAGCTGGAACTACTGTAAAATTGGGTATTAGCAGAAACAATAACAGGATATATAAGAATATTAAAAGGGCAGAAATCATCATAAATCCTGTAGAATTTAAAATATTGAATGATAGAATTGGCTATATAAAGATAACTCAATTTAATCCGCATACTTATGAAAATGTAGTTTCAGCATTAAGGGAATTTGATAAGAAAAGTATTACTAACATTATAATAGACCTAAGAAACAACCCAGGTGGATTATTAAGTGAGGTTGTAAACATACTAAATCTATTCATTCCAGAAGGTCCTATAGTGCATGTAAAATATAAGGATAATGTAGAACAAACCTATTATTCAAATTTAAAGAAGCCCAAATATAAACTAGCTGTACTGGTAAATGAAAATTCAGCCTCTGCTTCAGAAATATTCGCAGGGGCAGTAAAGGACACAAAAGTTGGGACAATTATAGGGGTTAAGACCTATGGCAAGGGAACAGTCCAAAATATAATTCCACTACCCTATGGAGACGGTATAAAACTAACCATAGCTGAATACCAAACCCCTAATAAATCAACTATAAACAAAGAAGGCATACAACCAGATATAATAATAAAAAGCCAAGACCAACAACTAAAAAAAGCAATTGAAGTACTGGCACAGTAA
- a CDS encoding S-layer homology domain-containing protein: MKIKTTVLTLILILVLASSSFAVEIPGYEGGINNENNYKEVIFITGEPIELEGTLNISIKERSKKGVQTKTYTYKYDLYNLKLGASLKRNITLTETFETNGKQTTSQKTLDKYSETFKINGKTYKVDTEDYQWNQGQILHETGLLEYYAGDWAARKTYKVGNRRTPTEEVTVQTIGNLVGYDSPWSATQTQTLHYIIEYNNKMNANDFWEGTATVEASYNKTKDYNFVENIPNQISFHGGFILTEKHENVLKYSYDLPRLKGSGRNLGQASTSIDTNPIIRRLNIPALRDVRGLASEKDILLIASMNGFSITATNLGPQTAVSRGDFARALANTMDIELPVEETSSRRSRKKAEEEKLRYIDVPKTHRNYPYIEGVSNRGIMIGVGKDRFEPDRELTKAEATTILIRLLGFQNLAPIGNYSTGFIDDSSIPSWAKDHVYMAKELNIIPRDEYFYPNKPITKEETATLLVNFINYLQNQLKYDYRENILN, encoded by the coding sequence ATGAAAATAAAAACAACAGTATTAACCTTAATTCTAATATTAGTATTAGCATCATCTTCTTTTGCCGTAGAAATTCCAGGCTATGAAGGCGGAATAAATAATGAAAACAATTATAAGGAAGTAATATTTATTACAGGAGAGCCTATAGAGTTGGAAGGCACTTTGAATATAAGCATAAAAGAAAGGAGTAAAAAAGGGGTTCAAACAAAAACATACACCTATAAATACGACCTTTACAATTTAAAATTAGGAGCATCATTAAAGCGAAACATTACATTAACGGAAACCTTTGAAACCAATGGGAAGCAAACCACATCCCAAAAAACGCTGGATAAGTATTCAGAAACCTTTAAAATAAATGGAAAAACTTATAAGGTAGATACAGAGGATTACCAATGGAATCAAGGCCAAATCCTTCATGAAACGGGCCTTTTAGAATACTATGCAGGCGATTGGGCAGCTAGAAAGACCTATAAAGTTGGTAATAGAAGAACTCCTACAGAAGAGGTTACAGTCCAAACCATAGGAAACCTAGTAGGCTATGATAGCCCTTGGTCTGCTACTCAAACGCAAACCCTACATTATATAATAGAGTATAACAACAAAATGAATGCAAATGACTTTTGGGAAGGTACTGCTACGGTAGAAGCTTCTTATAATAAGACTAAGGATTACAATTTTGTAGAAAATATACCTAATCAGATATCCTTCCATGGGGGGTTCATATTAACGGAAAAACATGAGAATGTCCTTAAATACTCTTATGACCTACCAAGACTTAAAGGCTCAGGAAGGAATTTGGGACAAGCTTCCACAAGCATTGACACTAACCCAATAATTAGAAGGCTAAACATACCAGCTTTAAGAGATGTGAGGGGCCTAGCATCTGAAAAGGACATATTGTTAATAGCTAGTATGAATGGCTTTTCAATAACTGCCACCAATTTAGGCCCTCAAACAGCAGTAAGTAGGGGGGATTTTGCTAGAGCCTTAGCCAATACTATGGATATAGAGTTGCCGGTAGAAGAAACCAGCAGCAGGAGGAGTAGGAAAAAAGCCGAAGAAGAAAAACTAAGGTATATAGACGTGCCTAAAACCCATAGAAACTATCCTTATATAGAAGGGGTATCCAATAGAGGCATTATGATAGGCGTAGGAAAGGACAGGTTTGAACCCGATAGGGAATTAACCAAAGCAGAAGCTACCACCATTTTAATTAGACTTTTAGGCTTCCAAAACCTAGCCCCTATTGGCAATTACTCAACTGGATTTATAGATGATTCCAGCATCCCATCCTGGGCTAAGGATCACGTATATATGGCAAAAGAGTTGAATATAATTCCAAGGGATGAATATTTCTATCCGAATAAGCCTATTACGAAGGAAGAAACGGCCACCTTATTGGTGAACTTTATAAACTATCTACAAAATCAATTAAAATATGATTATAGAGAGAATATATTAAACTAA
- a CDS encoding S-layer homology domain-containing protein: MKKKTLLIISFMLILNFMIPNNLIKAQSINYTDIDKHWAKREILEVSALGYMTGSGGKFYPNRKLTYGELLTVAIRALGLEGEAQTLEPTNHLKGIYQIAYDLALVEGDIEKLTPNPSTRVTREEAANVLGRALGVEPPLGHNIIEAKKFKDYNKIAQHRLPYVELVLQKGYMKGKNATTLDPKGYITRAEFAKILSNAIDDLIHYRGITKKIGQISNIELGNITIYNTDGTSNIIGYEGKNQFPVQKDKKIYPPSILKTRDFITYYIDSNGRCIYAELNTKKETVIEGTIREINLTDREIVVWDYNDKRHRLKLDPYINMDQLYFEQEVAITLKGDLVTKITTFDYVDPERDGYIIPGTRFRVGTVLFISNDEVEISTNSGREKFKIDPIYTTIYKKNQRVELFQVKEGDRVLLTFDDIYSPQVSEIKVEDEEKHIAGVMKGKIQLVDERNKEILISQPERLYQGKWIPLSKSNERIKLGTGSIYEGGRKISLQDLNKRKGTEAYIAYENSYGNTSISKMLLKSGSAMEYKDKVQNIDYGVGQLVVDTNSFNIHEGTIVIKDNRLVDPLNLNLNQNVYLVSDLRYGSRGASVISIEDTGIIDDRIDGTRLLVYKGKIEDISDYRLTIGRYNYKTDKEILTSSGFRSNSGSEEFTLTLNTLVYDSQLEQLIPTKAFLDSRYIDLIDIKDKSLRNRIEKGYYKNKPAYMIVKETPYGKEALAINLIPQDQNSYNQTITLDHSTLGEIGDINIDEKTLTLTKVRTYNNLTSRWDYNQDQTLNLKKAVILVNDQPLSLEELYKLRKGAQAYIIKHNDSAKDIPYILLIED, translated from the coding sequence ATGAAGAAAAAAACTCTACTAATAATATCATTCATGCTTATATTGAATTTTATGATTCCCAACAACTTAATAAAAGCCCAAAGCATTAATTATACCGACATAGATAAACATTGGGCTAAGAGAGAAATACTTGAAGTTTCTGCCTTAGGCTATATGACGGGAAGCGGAGGCAAATTCTATCCAAACCGCAAATTAACTTATGGTGAACTACTTACAGTAGCTATTAGAGCTCTAGGCCTTGAAGGGGAGGCTCAAACATTAGAGCCTACTAACCATTTAAAGGGTATATACCAAATAGCCTACGATTTAGCATTAGTAGAAGGGGATATTGAGAAATTAACTCCCAATCCAAGCACAAGAGTAACCAGAGAAGAGGCAGCCAATGTACTAGGTAGAGCCTTGGGAGTAGAGCCACCTTTAGGCCATAACATAATAGAAGCTAAAAAGTTTAAAGATTATAATAAAATAGCTCAACACAGACTACCCTATGTGGAATTAGTCCTACAAAAGGGCTATATGAAGGGTAAAAATGCCACTACTTTAGATCCAAAAGGCTATATTACCAGAGCTGAATTTGCAAAAATACTATCCAATGCTATCGATGATTTAATCCATTATAGAGGAATTACTAAAAAGATAGGGCAAATATCCAATATTGAATTAGGAAATATAACCATCTACAACACTGATGGTACCAGCAATATAATAGGGTATGAGGGGAAAAATCAATTTCCAGTCCAAAAGGACAAAAAAATATATCCACCTAGCATATTGAAAACGAGAGATTTTATTACCTATTATATAGATTCAAATGGAAGATGTATATATGCTGAACTAAACACCAAGAAAGAAACTGTAATTGAAGGAACCATCCGAGAGATCAACTTAACGGATAGGGAGATTGTAGTATGGGATTACAACGATAAACGCCATAGATTAAAACTAGACCCTTACATAAACATGGACCAACTATATTTTGAGCAGGAGGTTGCCATTACCCTTAAAGGCGATCTTGTAACTAAGATTACTACCTTTGATTATGTAGATCCGGAAAGGGATGGCTATATAATCCCTGGAACTAGATTTAGGGTAGGAACTGTACTCTTCATATCCAACGATGAAGTTGAAATATCAACTAACAGTGGCAGAGAAAAATTTAAAATAGATCCTATTTATACCACCATATACAAAAAGAATCAAAGAGTTGAGCTGTTCCAAGTTAAGGAAGGAGATAGGGTTTTATTAACCTTTGACGATATATATTCACCTCAAGTATCGGAAATAAAGGTGGAGGACGAAGAAAAGCATATTGCGGGAGTAATGAAGGGGAAAATCCAATTAGTAGATGAAAGGAATAAGGAAATCCTCATATCCCAACCTGAAAGGTTATATCAAGGCAAGTGGATACCATTATCCAAATCCAACGAGAGGATTAAACTAGGTACTGGCAGCATATACGAAGGAGGACGGAAGATAAGCCTCCAAGACCTTAATAAGAGGAAGGGAACAGAAGCCTATATTGCCTATGAAAACTCTTATGGAAATACGAGTATCTCTAAAATGCTACTTAAATCTGGTTCAGCAATGGAATACAAGGATAAGGTCCAAAACATAGACTATGGCGTTGGCCAACTGGTAGTAGATACCAATTCCTTCAATATTCATGAGGGTACCATAGTAATAAAAGATAATAGGTTAGTAGATCCACTAAACTTAAACTTGAATCAAAATGTATATCTAGTTTCCGATTTAAGATACGGTAGTCGTGGAGCAAGTGTTATTTCCATAGAAGATACGGGTATAATAGATGACAGGATAGATGGTACAAGACTATTGGTCTACAAAGGGAAGATAGAGGATATATCTGATTATAGATTAACCATAGGCAGATATAATTATAAAACGGATAAGGAGATTTTAACTTCCTCTGGATTTAGGTCCAACTCAGGTTCTGAAGAATTTACATTAACATTAAATACATTAGTTTATGATAGTCAATTAGAGCAATTAATCCCAACAAAGGCCTTCTTAGATTCCAGATATATAGACTTAATTGATATAAAGGATAAGAGTTTAAGAAATAGGATAGAAAAAGGATATTACAAAAACAAACCAGCTTATATGATAGTTAAAGAAACCCCTTATGGAAAGGAAGCATTAGCCATCAATTTAATACCTCAGGATCAAAACAGCTACAATCAAACCATAACATTAGACCACAGCACATTAGGGGAAATAGGAGATATTAATATTGATGAAAAAACTTTAACCTTAACAAAAGTAAGAACCTATAACAATCTAACCAGCCGCTGGGACTACAACCAAGACCAAACCCTAAACTTGAAAAAAGCAGTAATCCTAGTAAACGATCAACCATTATCCTTAGAAGAACTTTACAAGCTAAGAAAAGGTGCCCAAGCCTATATAATAAAACACAACGATTCTGCTAAAGACATACCATATATACTATTGATAGAAGACTAA